From the Salmo trutta chromosome 2, fSalTru1.1, whole genome shotgun sequence genome, one window contains:
- the LOC115149690 gene encoding sialic acid-binding Ig-like lectin 6 isoform X1 has protein sequence MACPENMFFLIGLFMSGVLACFCQRHLIATMPDRLGVLTGSCVQIPCSFDVAEQRKNTFNSTMPISGVWIKESPKFDGHLNRVIFNSSKTVNRYQGNITGNMSQKNCTTVFFNVTTSYTNIYYFRIESQPFRATDTGKSVDIVVKDWPSSPILTVSGEVKEGTPVSLNCSAVAPCPEHPPELTWTLPTQFTTENQLQENPDQTKSVLSTVTFTSSYLNHKMNITCTAVYPVGASNKTAERNMMLNVSFSPKDTSASISPAGPVLVDSCVNLTCSSTANPPVTNFTWFQISGGKPIQVASGQSYSLNVTVGDGGLYYCEARNSHGCGKSKEVQLAIKGQETSMAFGIAAGTLGAFLLISLISLFVWRRNSRLHDGLERTDSPQGQNSPVGTVCADQATAGEKPEEPAEDQPEEIHYGDIDFSKLRTKETPAAAQDRVQGQESEYAEVNVTGRMAQEPPLNYLDGLYAQVS, from the exons ATGGCTTGTCCTGAGAACATGTTTTTTCTCATTGGCCTCTTTATGTCAG GTGTTTTGGCCTGTTTTTGCCAACGACATTTGATCGCCACAATGCCAGATAGACTGGGTGTACTGACTGGCTCCTGCGTGCAAATCCCATGTTCATTTGATGTTGCTGAACAACGTAAGAATACATTTAACAGCACAATGCCGATCTCTGGAGTCTGGATTAAAGAATCACCAAAGTTTGATGGGCATCTGAACAGAGTGATATTTAACAGTAGTAAGACGGTCAACAGATATCAAGGGAACATAACTGGAAACATGTCCCAGAAGAACTGCACCACAGTCTTCTTCAATGTAACCACCAGTTACACTAATATATACTACTTCAGGATTGAGAGTCAACCATTCCGTGCAACAGACACTGGAAAGTCTGTTGATATCGTTGTCAAAG ATTGGCCTTCCAGTCCCATCCTTACTGTCTCAGGTGAGGTGAAAGAAGGGACCCCTGTCAGTTTGAACTGCTCTGCTGTCGCTCCCTGTCCTGAACACCCCCCTGAGCTGACATGGACTCTCCCAACACAGTTCACAACTGAGAACCAACTGCAGGAGAATCCAGACCAAACCAAATCAGTTCTCTCCACGGTGACCTTCACTTCGTCGTACCTTAATCATAAGATGAACATCACTTGTACTGCAGTCTACCCAGTAGGGGCAAGCAACAAGACAGCTGAACGTAACATGATGCTTAACGTTTCAT tctctcctaaGGACACCTCGGCCTCCATCAGTCCAGCTGGTCCAGTATTAGTGGACAGCTGTGTTAATCTGACCTGCAGCAGTACAGCCAACCCTCCTGTGACAAACTTCACCTGGTTCCAGATCAGTGGGGGTAAACCAATACAGGTAGCATCTGGACAGAGTTACTCCCTCAATGTGACTGTTGGTGATGGAGGACTGTACTACTGTGAAGCAAGAAATAGTCACGGCTGTGGCAAGTCAAAGGAAGTGCAGCTGGCAATTAAAG GGCAAGAAACCTCAATGGCTTTTGGGATTGCAGCAGGAACTCTGGGGGCCTTTTTGCTTATCAGCCTGATCAGTCTTTTTGTATG GAGGAGAAACTCGAGGCTCCACGATGGACTTGAAAGGACAGACAGTCCACAGGGACAG AACTCCCCGGTTGGGACAGTGTGTGCTGACCAGGCCACAGCTGGAGAGAAACCAGAGGAACCTGCAGAAGACCAGCCTGAAGAGATCCACTACGGTGACATAGACTTCTCCAAACTACGAACCAAAGAGACCCCAGCTGCAGCCCAGGACAGGGTCCAGGGACAGGAGAGTGAGTACGCTGAAGTCAACGTGACTGGGAGAATGGCTCAGGAACCACCTCTTAACTACCTAGATGGGCTTTATGCACAAGTGAGTTAA
- the LOC115149690 gene encoding sialic acid-binding Ig-like lectin 6 isoform X2: MSQKNCTTVFFNVTTSYTNIYYFRIESQPFRATDTGKSVDIVVKDWPSSPILTVSGEVKEGTPVSLNCSAVAPCPEHPPELTWTLPTQFTTENQLQENPDQTKSVLSTVTFTSSYLNHKMNITCTAVYPVGASNKTAERNMMLNVSFSPKDTSASISPAGPVLVDSCVNLTCSSTANPPVTNFTWFQISGGKPIQVASGQSYSLNVTVGDGGLYYCEARNSHGCGKSKEVQLAIKGQETSMAFGIAAGTLGAFLLISLISLFVWRRNSRLHDGLERTDSPQGQNSPVGTVCADQATAGEKPEEPAEDQPEEIHYGDIDFSKLRTKETPAAAQDRVQGQESEYAEVNVTGRMAQEPPLNYLDGLYAQVS, translated from the exons ATGTCCCAGAAGAACTGCACCACAGTCTTCTTCAATGTAACCACCAGTTACACTAATATATACTACTTCAGGATTGAGAGTCAACCATTCCGTGCAACAGACACTGGAAAGTCTGTTGATATCGTTGTCAAAG ATTGGCCTTCCAGTCCCATCCTTACTGTCTCAGGTGAGGTGAAAGAAGGGACCCCTGTCAGTTTGAACTGCTCTGCTGTCGCTCCCTGTCCTGAACACCCCCCTGAGCTGACATGGACTCTCCCAACACAGTTCACAACTGAGAACCAACTGCAGGAGAATCCAGACCAAACCAAATCAGTTCTCTCCACGGTGACCTTCACTTCGTCGTACCTTAATCATAAGATGAACATCACTTGTACTGCAGTCTACCCAGTAGGGGCAAGCAACAAGACAGCTGAACGTAACATGATGCTTAACGTTTCAT tctctcctaaGGACACCTCGGCCTCCATCAGTCCAGCTGGTCCAGTATTAGTGGACAGCTGTGTTAATCTGACCTGCAGCAGTACAGCCAACCCTCCTGTGACAAACTTCACCTGGTTCCAGATCAGTGGGGGTAAACCAATACAGGTAGCATCTGGACAGAGTTACTCCCTCAATGTGACTGTTGGTGATGGAGGACTGTACTACTGTGAAGCAAGAAATAGTCACGGCTGTGGCAAGTCAAAGGAAGTGCAGCTGGCAATTAAAG GGCAAGAAACCTCAATGGCTTTTGGGATTGCAGCAGGAACTCTGGGGGCCTTTTTGCTTATCAGCCTGATCAGTCTTTTTGTATG GAGGAGAAACTCGAGGCTCCACGATGGACTTGAAAGGACAGACAGTCCACAGGGACAG AACTCCCCGGTTGGGACAGTGTGTGCTGACCAGGCCACAGCTGGAGAGAAACCAGAGGAACCTGCAGAAGACCAGCCTGAAGAGATCCACTACGGTGACATAGACTTCTCCAAACTACGAACCAAAGAGACCCCAGCTGCAGCCCAGGACAGGGTCCAGGGACAGGAGAGTGAGTACGCTGAAGTCAACGTGACTGGGAGAATGGCTCAGGAACCACCTCTTAACTACCTAGATGGGCTTTATGCACAAGTGAGTTAA